The DNA segment GTGTTCGACGATCCAGTCGATCGAACTGGTGATCTTCATCTGCTGCAAGGCGCTGGCCGGATCGACGTGGGCCGGGCAGACCTCGGAACAGGCACCGACAAAGGTGCATTCCCAGACCCCTTCGTGGGTGGCGACCACTTCCTGCCGCTCCTTGCGGCCGCCATCGCGCGAATCGAGGTTGTAGCGGTGGGCCAGGGTCAGCGCCGCCGGGCCGATGAATTTCGGCGTCAGCCCGTACTGCGGGCAGGCGGCGTAGCACAGCATGCAGTTGATGCACATGGAATACTGGCGGAACTTCATGAGTTGCGCCGGTGTCTGTTTGTATTCGCCCTCGCTGATCGGCTTCTGCTCTTTCGGGATGACGTAGGGCTTGACGCGCTTGAGCTTCTCCATGAAGTCGTCGGGCGCCGTCACCAGATCGCGCTCGACCGGGAAGTGCGCCAGCGGCTCGACGCGGATC comes from the Sulfuritalea hydrogenivorans sk43H genome and includes:
- a CDS encoding succinate dehydrogenase/fumarate reductase iron-sulfur subunit, with the translated sequence MTPLKERLVQLEVLRYNPDTDTEAHFQRYEVVCQEEWVVLDALNKVKADIDPTLNYRWSCHMAVCGSCGMMINGEPKLSCHAFLRDYEGVIRVEPLAHFPVERDLVTAPDDFMEKLKRVKPYVIPKEQKPISEGEYKQTPAQLMKFRQYSMCINCMLCYAACPQYGLTPKFIGPAALTLAHRYNLDSRDGGRKERQEVVATHEGVWECTFVGACSEVCPAHVDPASALQQMKITSSIDWIVEHLIPGGKSARDTVSREDAGDIS